From a single Apium graveolens cultivar Ventura chromosome 2, ASM990537v1, whole genome shotgun sequence genomic region:
- the LOC141693012 gene encoding uncharacterized protein LOC141693012, whose translation MGLAKSDMIKKSMTLVGFSGETKRTLGEITLPTYTQGVNLLEKLCIIDVDSTYNIIMGRPWIHNLKAVPSTYHQVLKFPTPWGAQEIRGDQDMARECYRTCLKPTIQHHGNETPVAAVTGPEKLAEINLKTGDKQVLVGEVLSPTIEANLVNFLTTRLDAFAREHDDITGIDSNVITHKLNVDSNYTPVQQKIRKFAAKINKIINEKVDRLVKAGMIKEVDYPEWLKNIVTVQKKNGKWMVCVDYTDLNFDRSCQNEVIHVLYFSVGGRKFIAGKARSFAGDNGVFAGKFKQEPTCKHDCRGCVSGTLGN comes from the exons ATGGGCCTGGCAAAAAGTGATATGATTAAAAAATCGATGAcattggtgggattcagtggaGAAACCAAACGGACGTTGGGAGAGATCACATTGCCTACTTATACACAAGGAGTCAATCTTTTGGAGAAATTATGTATAATAGACGTTGACTCGACGTACAACATAATCATGGGAAGGCCTTGGATTCACAATTTAAAAGCCGTACCATCGACGTATCATCAAGTCCTCAAATTTCCGACACCGTGGGGAGCTCAAGAGATACGAGGGGACCAAGATATGGCACGAGAATGTTACAGGACATGCTTGAAACCAACTATCCAACACCATGGGAATGAGACGCCCGTAGCTGCAGTTACAGGACCTGAGAAGTTAGCTGAAATCAATTTAAAAACAGGGGACAAGCAAGTACTAGTAGGAGAAGTCTTGTCGCCGACGATTGAGGCAAACTTGGTGAATTTCTTGACCACGAGATTGGACGCATTCGCCCGGGAACACGATGACATCACAGGAATAGACTCAAACGTAATTACGCACAAATTGAATGTCGATTCCAACTACACCCCTGTTCAACAGAAAATAAGGAAATTTGCagcgaaaataaataaaataattaacgAGAAAGTCGATAGGCTTGTGAAGGCTGGGATGATAAAGGAAGTTGATTACCCGGAGTGGTTAAAAAATATCGTCACAGTACAGAAAAAGAACGGGAAATGGATGGTTTGTGTTGACTACACAGACCTgaact TCGATAGATCGTGTCAAAATGAAGTGATTCATGTGCTTTACTTCTCTGTTGGAGGCCGGAAATTTATCGCCGGGAAAGCTCGAAGCTTCGCCGGTGATAATGGTGTTTTCGCCGGTAAGTTTAAACAGGAACCTACCTGCAAGCATGATTGTCGTGGTTGTGTTTCTGGGACACTGGGAAACTGA